The following is a genomic window from Meriones unguiculatus strain TT.TT164.6M chromosome 7, Bangor_MerUng_6.1, whole genome shotgun sequence.
TCGTGTACCCACCAGCTGAGTGCAGTGGTGGGTACCATGGAGCCACGCACATCTCCGTGTCTCCTATGGGTGGTCCACAGTCACAGGAGTGGTCCCTTGGCTGAAACCGATCCCTACCCAGGAGCTTTGATCTTCTTCTCTGTCTGCTTCAGACCTTTCTCAAACTTGACCCTAACAGAGGTTAGGTTTCTCCCTCAAGAGCTGAGGCATTCTGTTGGCTCTTGGAAAACTTCACCAGGAGGACCTAAAAGAGGCTCCGAGAAAAAGACCCACATTCCCAGTATTGCAGCACTGCCGTGGAGTAAGACGAACCCTCTGTGGACAAAGAGGGAGCCAGAATGGAGGTGCCCCCCCATCGAATCTCAACAACCTAGCACAGGAGCTGGGATTTGCCTCCGTTCCCCCCAGACAGAGAGGGGGATGTGTGCTTTTCCAGCTTGGGGCTCGGCAGACCCCCAAAAGCCCTAGACTGTCTCCAGTCCACCAGCAGTGAGGTTGACACTGGCTGTCGGAAGACTTGACAAAAGGAGTCTTTTGCTACCAATCAGTAAAAATGTAGGCGTCtggtcctgcctcagcctccccagacAGGATGTGCACTTTAACAGGATGCCTCCTGGGTAAATTCACCTGCCTGCTAAAAACAttggatttattattttatgtgtaaaaatatttttgcctgcatgcatgtaagtGCACCCACATGTCTGCCTGAGGAAGTCAGAAGTGGGCATCAGAGCCCATGGAActggaggtagagatggctgtgagctacggagtgggtgctgggaaccaaacaagGATTCTCTGCAAGCTTGACACATGCCCTGAGCCAATTCTCCAGCTCCACGTGCTGAGGCTTGAGATGTGTTCATTTCAAATCAAATACTCAGGGTTGGGggggggaacacacacacacacacacacacacacacacacggatggatggatggatggatggatggatggatggatggatggatggatggatggattccAGGGCCCCACCTCCTCAGATGCCGGCTCAATGGGTCTAAGGTCTAAGGTCTGAGAATCTGCAAGAATCAGAAATTCCTGagttcaccaccaccaccctaagCAAAGTCCCAGCCAGATGCAGACTGCTGGCTAAACAGGTGTTTCCTTCCCCCTCAGGTGTGCTTCTGCCAAGATGAGGTCACAGACGACTACATCGGCGAGAACACCACCGTGGACTACACCCTGTATGAGACGGTGTGCTTCAAGAAGGATGTGCGGAACTTCAAGGCCTGGTTCCTCCCTCTCGTGTACTCGGTCATTTGCTTTGTGGGCCTGCTGGGTAATGGGCTGGTGGTGTTGACGTACATCTATTTCAAGAGGCTCAAGACCATGACGGATACCTACCTGCTCAACCTGGCCATGGCAGACATCCTCTTCCTCCTGACCCTTCCCTTCTGGGCCTACAGCGAAGCCAAGTCCTGGATCTTTGGTGTCTTCATGTGTAAGGGCATCTTTGGCATCTATAAGATAAGCTTCTTCAGCGGCATGCTGCTGCTCCTGTGCATCAGCATTGACCGATACGTGGCCATCGTCCAGGCCGTGTCAACCCACCGCCACCGCGCCCGAGTGCTTCTCATCAGCAAGCTATCCTGTGTGGGCATCTGGATGCTGGCCCTATTGCTCTCCACCCCAGAGTTGCTCTACAGCGATCTCCAGAAGAGGAACAGCGAGAACTCGTGGAGATGCTCACTCATGACTGGCCACGTGGAGGCCTTGATCACCATCCAGGTGTCCCAAATGGTTATCGGATTCCTGGTGCCCCTGCTGGCCATGATGTTCTGCTACTTTGTCATCATCCGAACCCTGCTCCAGGCTCGAAACTTTGAGCGGAACAAGGCCATCAAGGTGATCATAGCTGTGGTCGTGGTCTTCATCGCCTTCCAGCTGCCCTACAACGGAGTGGTTCTGGCCCAGACGGTGGCCAATTTCAACATCACCAACAGCAGCTGTGAAGTCAGCAAGCAGCTCAACATTGCCTACGATATCACCTACAGCCTGGCCTCAGTCCGCTGCTGTGTCAACCCTTTCCTGTACGCCTTCATTGGCGTCAAGTTTCGCAGTGACCTCTTCAAGCTCTTCAAGGACTTGGGCTGCCTCAGCCAGGAGCAGCTCCGGCAATGGTCTTCCTGCCGGCATGTGCGGCACACCTCCATGAGCACGGAGGCCGAGACCACCACCACCTTCTCCCCATAGGGGGCTCCCCCGCCCGGATTTCAAGGACCTCTCCCAGGGGCCCTAAGGTGGGGCCTGGAGCATGTGCAAGGACTCAGGACCCACCAAAGAGCTGCTGAGGGAAGAGCAGTTCTGGCCAGTTAGGTTAACCTCAGGGCCTACGAAACCGCTTAACCCCCAACCCATGCATTCTACCTCAACCGAAGCTGGAAGAGACGCCGCTGAGACAAACCAGGACAGCTGTCCCCAAACCCACAGCCAAAAGTGAAAGCTGAGAGGCCATCACACCTTCTGGAGTGAAGGGGATGGGGCCGGTGAACACCCTGGTAGTGGAGTAGACTGCTGAGGCCTCTGAATGAACCTTCTTCCagcctagagagatggcccatAGATCCAAGGACAGAGGTCACATACTCCAAAAACCCAGGTTTTTGTCTCCAAAACCAACATGGTGGGGTCACTTCCTGGCTTGTGGCTGGATGGGAGCCATCGACTGGTCTGATTAACTCGGACTTaacaccctccctctccccccccttcTCCAACTGTCATCAGGCCAGCAAGAGATAGCAGTCTCTCTATGCTCCCTCAGAGCACCCCTGTCCCTCCCTTTTGCCCCTCCTCACTTCTTTTCAGCAAGGGGTGATGTTTCCTGAGGGCCAGACCACATCATCGGGCTGAATGCAGTCCCAGCTAGGGCTCTGGATGACAAGAGGTTGGGTCTCTCCTCCAGGATGGGAGGAAAAGGTCAGGGGACCGAGGAGGGGAAATGACCCTGCTGGCTGACAAAGGCCAGCAAAGCTGCTTCTTTGTTCTCTGTCAGCAACAGAAACCTTTCCTCATGTTCTGCTTTCGATTTATAAGAGCACATATTTTACTCAGGCACAAATAAAAAATTTCCCTTGAGGAAACAACAGCtttaaaagaagggggaaaattATTCGGTAAATGGCAACGGGGGTGAGCCCTTTTGGTAATCCCCCACACCATCTGACGGCCCTTGCTTCCCATACCCCTCCGCCCAAGGCTGCCTTTCTCAGCACTCAGAATCATGAGGTCAGTCACTAAGCACCACCAGAGATACAAGCCCAGGAGACTACAAGAGGTGGAAAGGGAGTGAGTACAGGGTGCCCGTGTGCAAACACACTTGCAGAGCCCGTGGGACGGGGGCCCAGGCCCTTGCAGGCAGTGTTGCACATGCTGTGGGTGGGCAGGGAGCAGCTCTGAGCCGAGAATGGGAAGAGCAGGTCGTCCCAGGAACCCCTGTGCCTGGGCTAAACCCCAGCAAACAATGCATCCTGGTGTGCTTGCTGTACCAGGACAGCCGGGAACAGCCTTGACCCTTGCCAGGCCCCTTCAGACTTGCCCAGACCCCTCCCTCCACAAACTAGTGTTTGGTGGGAAGCTCAGAGGTCGTGGCATTCTAGAGTAAGGGAGCTGGGATGAGACAGATGGCACGGGTGAGGTGGCACTCTTTGTTGGGTACTTGAGAGCTGGGAACACAGGGCCCTCCTTTCTGGCCACTAGTAACAGTGGCCCTACGTAGGGCATGTCTTACTCCATTCCTGTTTTCTGTAACAAACTACCACAGCCCGGGGAACTTATAAACGGTAGAAATCTATTcctcacagttctggaagtcaGACAATGAGCATCAGGGGCCACACTAGTTCCCTTCAGGTCCTTTCGTCTCTCCAGGACTCCACTCTCCATTCCCATCACCATAGGGTTCAAGTTCAAACACAGGGTTATCGGAAGGGCGCACACATTCAAAAGatagcagtgaggagcagtgtcCTTGTCATTGTGCCCCAGTGTGTAACCACAGCCCTAACTTCTCCAAGCCTGAGAGGTTGGTCTAGCCTACGATGCCTAGGGAAGTGTGTTTGAAGGCTTGAGCCTGGGAGCAGGCTGGGGGTTaggacaagagagagagagaggaggaggaggaggagaaattcaCACAAAAACATAACTCCAATTTCccccaagcaaaaaaaaaaaaaaaaaaatggagcctgCCCCACAACCATGCCCACGTTCTAATCTTGTAACCACAAACACACCCGTTACCCTCCTCCACAGGATGCACGGGGCTAGAGTGATCTTAACACAGTTTGTCAGGCGGCCTCCTCCAGGCCTGGAATCAGCACCCTGGGAGGAGCGAGCCTGGCGCAAGTGCAGTCGGCGTGCAGTGGTGGCGTTCGGGATGATGGGTACTGAATATTAAAAGGCCCAGCCGCGACGGTGGGACCACAGGCATGTGGCAAGAGAGCGAAGCCACTGAGCATGGACGTCCCCAAGGAGAACCTGCCAGAGTGCagagtgggtgtgtgtgtgtcctaacgAGGTTACAGATGGGAAAACAAGCCTCCGTCCCTACAGGAGGGGAATGTCAACAGAGCGGTCATGGAAAAGGAAGCTGGGCCAGCCACACAAACACGCCACCCTGgcttcaaatacttttt
Proteins encoded in this region:
- the Ccr7 gene encoding C-C chemokine receptor type 7, whose translation is MDLGKPRKNVLMVALLVIFQVCFCQDEVTDDYIGENTTVDYTLYETVCFKKDVRNFKAWFLPLVYSVICFVGLLGNGLVVLTYIYFKRLKTMTDTYLLNLAMADILFLLTLPFWAYSEAKSWIFGVFMCKGIFGIYKISFFSGMLLLLCISIDRYVAIVQAVSTHRHRARVLLISKLSCVGIWMLALLLSTPELLYSDLQKRNSENSWRCSLMTGHVEALITIQVSQMVIGFLVPLLAMMFCYFVIIRTLLQARNFERNKAIKVIIAVVVVFIAFQLPYNGVVLAQTVANFNITNSSCEVSKQLNIAYDITYSLASVRCCVNPFLYAFIGVKFRSDLFKLFKDLGCLSQEQLRQWSSCRHVRHTSMSTEAETTTTFSP